TTTGATCAAATTTAAGTTTGTAATAAAGTTTTTTACAGATCCATCAGCAGTTGTAATAAGTTGGAACGTTTATATTCAGTGTACTTCACTGAATTAGGCACAGTAATACAAGAAAATTAGTTGTAATCCATTATAAATGAAAAGTGACTGGTCAGCCAAAGtacaaacctttgtgtgtgtgttgttggtgtggTCGTGTGCGTACTGTTCGTGTCTCCTCTAATGGactctgtgtctcctgtgtgGTGATTCTCCAGGCTCTTGAAAAAGCTAAAGAGGCAGGAAGGAAGGAGCGAGCcctggtgagacagagagaacagTCTGGAAATGGGGACCACATCAATTTAGATCTCACCTACTCAGTAAGTAAATCTTCTTTGCAGTATTTTTTCAGTGTTGTGAGTGCTTTGAAATGCacctaaaataaaatgtattgtgaATATTGTAACTGTTATTAAACCATTTTTAATATCTCTGTTATTACCAGGTTTTGCTGAACCTCGCCAACCAGTATGAGAACAATGAAATGTACCCAGAGGCTCTGAACAGCTACCAGGTCATAGTGAAGAACAAGATGTTCAGTAACGCAGGTGAGAAGACTTCACTCAACTTCACTCTGATTACAGTGATGTGTTTGCTTCAGTGAAAACACCACAGACGACatgatgttaaaatgacaaGAATTAAGAATGTTTCTCACAGGGATTCAGATCTGATtataccaacataaaaaaaataaataaaattaaaatcatttaaatgaaatgtcttcaacatagaaattaaatcatttgacataaacacaacattaaatcCACATAATCTTGTACTGGGATTGGTTAGTAATTATGAGCAGGGCTGCATCTAACTTCAGATTATCTCTTTTCTCTTGTTCGTGCAGGCAGACTGAAGGTCAACATGGCCAACATCTACTTCAAACAGAAAAACTACCCCAAGGCCATCAAGTTCTACCGCATGGCCCTGGACCAGATCTCCAACGCCCACAAGGAGATGAGGATCAAGATCATGCAGAACATCGGCGTGATCTTCGTGCGCATGGGCCAGTACTCGGACGCCATCACGTCGTTCGGACACATCATGAGCGAGAGCCCCAACGTCAAGACGGGCTTCAACCTCATCCTGTGTTACTACGCCATCGGCGACCGCGAGATGATGAAGAAGTCCTTCCAGAACCTCATCTCGGTGCCGCTGGGCGTCGACGACGAGGACAAGTACATCCCGTCCAATGTGAGTCACAAgagacacatttaagaaggCAGTTTACCTGCTATGTAGAGTGGTTTTATATAGtagaaaatgtatatatataatgtattctCCACAAAGGGACCAtgcttcttctcttttatttaaagtttgtgAAATATACTGAAGAAGAATTAGATTCTGTCCACTTTATAACAAAAGAACACTGACCTGGTCGCATCACGTGACTGAAAATGCTGGTTATTATTGGTTAAATAAGTTTATAAACTGTTTTCTATAACTGAAGGTAAACAACGTTTTTGTTCCTTTTGATCTTCAGAAAAACTAACCCTTTCACTTCATTaacctcctctttttttgttgttttcttttacaactTTCAGGACGACACCAACTCAAACATGGTCATCGAGGCCATTAAGAACGACAAGCTTCACCAGATGGAGAGAGATCTGTAAGAAGAAGCTCACACCAtacaagcaacacaaacaaagaaagaaactatATCATCATCTCAGCTTTATAAAACCAATTTAATATGTCTTtaatttccttttgttttcctcatagAAAGTCTTTGGCTGAGAAGTTCATCATGACTGCAGCCAAACTCATCGCTCCGTCCATCGAGGCTTCGTTTGCTGCTGGATTTGACTGGTTTGTCACTGTcatgttttaattttcattttttatcttACATCTATAATACCAACACTAGAGGGCAGACAATATACAAAAAATGTGCTCCCAACTTAATTATAGAACTAAAATATACTTGTTTTAAGGGTTAACTTTTATtaagttttattgatttctttgttaaatgaagcaaagtaaccagaaaatattcacatttgagaagataaaaaaatctgtgtgtgtgtgtcttcaggtgCGTGGACATGGTAAAGAGTTCTCAGTACGTGGAGCTCGCCAACGATCTGGAGATCAACAAAGCCATCACTTACCTCCGACAGAAGGACTTCAACCAGGTGAGTGTCCTCTTCTCAGCGGCATCATACCACTCCATCATACCAATACCACTCcattgtgtgttcttgtgtccGTGTAATATTTTTacccaataataataaagttttagAACGGAATAGAGGTGTGAAGTTATTCACAGGATAACCTAACGATAAGAGACGcacggtccacgataccaataatatcatgatacaacgATACTGTGATCATCAATAAAATATTGTAGATTATCGTATTTCACAAAGGGCGACAATatcctatatgtatatatatatgtatataccgTCCCCTCGCACTGAACCGAGAGTGGAAATAGTGTGAGCTTAAATCATCTAATCTACAGAGGtttaaaacataacattttatctttatctaataattatcattattatatgttatataatatataatatgtatatatatatatatatatacatatgtatatactgaTTATGATTACCTAATGTAATTCATTGACAAAGCAGATGGACTATTATGTACAGTAGGTGTCCACGGCTAATCTATTGACTGCCTATTTGTTgtataatctgtttttgtttaggaTTTTAAGATGCTttacaagtctttttttttattgtttactgcttttctgtatgtaaatatgtctTAATCAGGTGAGTCTTATAAGattttgttaaattttaaagtgttgaaatctgaaaatgtatgttaaatCAGAAACTTATAGTTACTTTTTATCATCGATAGATGCCTTTAAATTCAGTGAGTGGTATTTCCCCTGGTAAAATACAGATTGTTATATGTGggttatctgtgtttttgttgtacttttattgtatttttagtgtctttttttggttgttgtgtatgttttatttatgtatttatatatatatatatttgtgtatatatatatatatatatatatatatatatatatatatatatatatatatatatatatatatatatatatgtatatatatgtatgtatatatatatatatatatgtacacaaacagacacacacaggcagtatATGTGAGGTTTTCCCTGCCGACGCTGTCTCTGCAGCTTCAGGCTCATGTTTTCCACGTCTCATTGCCCAACATTCTCTCTTGCTTTTGTCTCGTTTTCCCTCCCATCTGCATGCCTAAGGTTGAGGTATGTGTCCCTTCTGTTTCtatgtttggttgtttttgttttatttccccccTCCCGTCATGAATTAAGCATGAgtttttttgaaataacagcCACGAGAACTTCTCCGGCGTCTCCTGTGACCTACAGTAGTGAactaaactgtgtttttacaccTGCTGCATGCGTGTGCTGCTTTTAGAGTGTCTGCAGTCTGTGGTGTCGGTGGTGGTGAGAGCTGCAGCATCAGCGCAGCCGTAGCCAagatttcagcttctcaaaAACGATGTTTTCACTGTAATACTGACAGAAAAATCTCCCCAGTGAGTgacgttttatttttatttgtgtagcacaaGTAGGAAATTAAACTAAGATGCggaataaaatactgtaaaagtAATATCTAAACACTGGCTTAACTAtatcaactactttgataatcgattatcTGGTTTtagagcttcttaaatgtgaatatattctggtttcGTTGCTCTGTTTTacaaattaatcattaaaacggaaagattttggtttatggaccaaataaataCTCATAGTCGCAGGTCTAaagtatttttttgaaaatattagTTTCATTTCTATGATATCCATTCCTAAAATTCTGTAATCTGGAtttactttgtgtttcttttgattTATATGTTGTTTTAGGTATTTGGACTACCAATTAAGGATTAATTggttatttggtccataaaatgtcagaaattgtACATCAATGTtactcaaacctcaaaatgattaagttttaatgatttctttgtcaaatggagcaaagaaagcagatcatattcacattaaagaagctggaaaatcagaaaacatattttaatcaataagaaaaacacttaaatcaaTTAATTCTGTGATGATGGTCTGTGTGACCATCTAAACAGTTGACTATTTAGTTAGTAATTGttaagtaattgattaatacaCTTGGACGTGTGTTACATACTGGGGAGACTATAGTCAATGCAGTATTATAGTAAGAaactagtgtttttttaaatgtatgttatcAGGCAGTTGAAACcctgaaaacatttgagaaGAAGGACAGCAGAGTGAAGAGCGCTGCAGCCACCAACCTCTCGTTCCTTTACTTTCTGGTAAGTCTATTCAATGAttaaacataacaaacaaactagCAATAAATAActctatatttaaaataaatgatatttaatAACACTAAAGTTTGTGTACGAGCCGATCTCCTGACTTCCGCCCCTCCACCAGGAGAAGGACTACGACCAGGCCGACCGATATTCCGACCTTGCCATGAACGCCGACCGCTACAACCCGGCGGCGCTCATCAACAAGGGCAACACCGTGTTCATCAGACACGACTACGAAAAGGCGGCAGAGTTCTACAAAGAAGCGTTGAGGAACGACTCCTCCTGCACTGAGGCTCTCTACAACCTGGGTAACGttattatacaaatacaattataCATACGTGTACAATTATGAGTTGCTGAACTGCCTCTCTGCTGTGTAATCTGGCTTTTTAGGAGGTGAAAGGTGAAAACAGCTGCAGAATaagtcttgtttttattgttttcagctTTTCTatagacacatttttttatgtaaaactaGAGAAAGCTGTTAAAAAGCACAAACTGCTGACAGACTGCTTATTTTCCCACAGTAACAGTACACTCCTTAATCCACATCTGTATCCAGATCACCACCAAAGTCTTGCCAGTGCTTCCATGGACCACAGTCTATGTCCCCCTGAATTAATCCAAATCTGTCCCTTATTTTTTGATTTCTGttgttcacagacagacacacaacagctagaaaagtgttaaaatctgaaaataaactgaCAATTGACTAGCAAATAATTTTGTTAGGATATAAATTGCCTAAAATTCCTggcttttaatcattttttagaGAATGATTTATGGTGTGATGACTTGTTTtctggaaagaaaacaacaaaatcctCATTAATGTATCATATTTATTAGTTTTCCACAGTCTTACATTAGAGCTATTTAACATTAGATTggaaataaatgactgaaacgCCATAATTTGGAATCTTTGATTAATATGGGGAATCTGTCAAGTGGTGTAACCATCATTCAAGGAGCCATTTTGTTTATATTGAGCAGGAAATGCCACATGTTGCATAGTAACTCTTTAAAATATTCAGTCATATTATATTTGTACAGCAGGGTCAGAAGtggtataaatataaatatcaactGCAGCTGCTTTAAAGTCCCTCCGTCCACTTGCTCCAGGTCTGTCCTACAAGAAACTGAATCGTCTGGACGAGGCTCTGGACTGTTTCCTGAAGCTCCACGCCATCCTGAGGAACAGCGCCCAAGTCATGTACCAGCTGGCTCAAGTGTATCCTGCCTATAAGACAGTGTCTCCTTGTCAATGTGCTTGATTCAAACCTGAAACCATCTCACACCATTTCTATATTAACACTTTTCTGGTCCTTGACTCGACGGACTCAGCTATGAGCTTCTGGAGGATCCGCATCAGGCGATCGAGTGGCTGATGCAGGTCATCAGTGTAATCCCCACTGACCCCAAGGTGCTGGCCAAACTGGGAGACCTGCATGATGGCGAGGGGGACAAGTCCCAGGCTTTCCAGTGCTACTATGAGGTACAGTAAGAGAATGATACTCAGAAATCTGTGATAGAagcagactcaaagatgtgcagcatctgcctagaccggttgtggtgaaaggaaaaagatgCGGGACAGAGAAACGTGCTTCTTAAGACAGTCCTAATATTTTCttatgtaaaataatgtttttcattcaaCAGTAGCATGAATTGTAGTAAAAATATTATACGGATATCAATTTTAATCATAATGTAACATTAATGATGacaatactactaataataagaatagACGCACTTTACTAATCCTTGTAGGGAAATTCAGTCGTCCAGCAGCTCACAAAATAGACaagttaaatacataaatgaatacataaaatGCAATGCAGTTAGAAAAAAGGCATAAATAGCATAGCAATGGACCAGTAACATACACGTCTAAAACGTCTAAAATGTAGTGAAGATTATTGCACAAGGCTGCGAGTATTGGCCGTTATCTAGGACAGAAAGTGACATTTgaatctggatcctgcagctcTGGAGCCATAGGTACTGGCAGAGCAAGGACAGACTCTGAGaggttattattaattattataataataataataacaataataataataataatgataataataatagactCACAACTGGATCTGGATTCTGCAGCTCTGGAGTCACAGGAAagagatgataataataataacaataatgtaaataataataattattattctgaAGAGTTGTGATTGTCCCTGTGTCACTCTTTAGTCTTTCAGGTACTTCCCCTCTAACATCGATGTGATAGAGTGGCTCGGCGCCTACTACATCGAGACCCAGTTCTGTGAAAAGGCCATTCAGTACTTTGAAAGAGCCACACTCATACAGTAAGTAACcactatttattttacagtgctCCAGATCATAAAATCTTACTAAAACTTTTGATAATTAAAGCATCGGGCTGTTTTCACTTCATATAACAGCAAAAAGAAATCtgtcaaatgttattttacacattttctgactACAGACCTTCTTATTTCATctcattgtttttgtattttgtgtctttttttcattaaacacaTAACTTAGTTCTCATCTGGAAGCAGTTTCTTTGTAACTTGAGCAACGGGAGACAGATGATTCGATTTAGTTTGCCTTCCAGCTGGATTCATAATTGGAATTTCacttatctatttatttatttttttaattaaaaaaggcaaaaacagtCTTGGGTTTATGATTCTGTGCTCATGTTCTGTGGATGTTTTTGTCCGTTTGTTTTCTCAGACCAACACAGGTGAAGTGGCAGCTGATGGTGGCAAGCTGCTACAGACGAAGTGGTGAGAatgattctgtttgttttatcatAAATATCATATCATTTATCTATAAACGATGTGACGGTAGAAGAGGTTATTGGGAACTAGCAGTGAATTTAGCTTTTAGCAgatatgtttttcatttcttcacAGGAAACTACCAGAAAGCTTTGGACACGTATAAAGACATCCACCGCAAGTTTCCAGAAAATGTGGAATGTAAGTCCATCCTTTTCTGTTACACACTGTTTGTTGCATGTAGCTCTTTTAAAAAGTGGCACATACTGTCATCCACAAACTTAAACAAGGTACAACAAGagcataa
Above is a window of Solea senegalensis isolate Sse05_10M linkage group LG2, IFAPA_SoseM_1, whole genome shotgun sequence DNA encoding:
- the ift88 gene encoding intraflagellar transport protein 88 homolog isoform X1, with the protein product MENVHLVPEDEDLYSGYNDYNPTFDSEELENDVGFQQAVRTSHGRRPPMTAKFPGTAIGARPLATSFGPRIPMTSSMGRPVTGAVQDGAARPMTAVRAAGYTSSLTRGSTFDPLGQSRGPAPALESKNEDTPEEKIKILEKKVNDLIEESCMAQSMGALQLALEKAKEAGRKERALVRQREQSGNGDHINLDLTYSVLLNLANQYENNEMYPEALNSYQVIVKNKMFSNAGRLKVNMANIYFKQKNYPKAIKFYRMALDQISNAHKEMRIKIMQNIGVIFVRMGQYSDAITSFGHIMSESPNVKTGFNLILCYYAIGDREMMKKSFQNLISVPLGVDDEDKYIPSNDDTNSNMVIEAIKNDKLHQMERDLKSLAEKFIMTAAKLIAPSIEASFAAGFDWCVDMVKSSQYVELANDLEINKAITYLRQKDFNQVEAVETLKTFEKKDSRVKSAAATNLSFLYFLEKDYDQADRYSDLAMNADRYNPAALINKGNTVFIRHDYEKAAEFYKEALRNDSSCTEALYNLGLSYKKLNRLDEALDCFLKLHAILRNSAQVMYQLAQVYELLEDPHQAIEWLMQVISVIPTDPKVLAKLGDLHDGEGDKSQAFQCYYESFRYFPSNIDVIEWLGAYYIETQFCEKAIQYFERATLIQPTQVKWQLMVASCYRRSGNYQKALDTYKDIHRKFPENVECLRFLVRLCTDMGLKEVQEYATRLKKVEKMKEIREQRVKSGREGSARSRREGREGSAGSAGIAEDVKTDSSHSSNSTKGERLSAKMRSLPASNEPYEASNQKELDASYMDPLGPQMERPKTGAKRRVEEDDFADEELGDDLLPE
- the ift88 gene encoding intraflagellar transport protein 88 homolog isoform X2, whose amino-acid sequence is MENVHLVPEDEDLYSGYNDYNPTFDSEELENDVGFQQAVRTSHGRRPPMTAKFPGTAIGARPLATSFGPRIPMTSSMGRPVTGAVQDGAARPMTAVRAAGYTSSLTRGSTFDPLGQSRGPAPALESKNEDTPEEKIKILEKKVNDLIEESCMAQSMGALQLALEKAKEAGRKERALVRQREQSGNGDHINLDLTYSVLLNLANQYENNEMYPEALNSYQVIVKNKMFSNAGRLKVNMANIYFKQKNYPKAIKFYRMALDQISNAHKEMRIKIMQNIGVIFVRMGQYSDAITSFGHIMSESPNVKTGFNLILCYYAIGDREMMKKSFQNLISVPLGVDDEDKYIPSNDDTNSNMVIEAIKNDKLHQMERDLKSLAEKFIMTAAKLIAPSIEASFAAGFDWCVDMVKSSQYVELANDLEINKAITYLRQKDFNQAVETLKTFEKKDSRVKSAAATNLSFLYFLEKDYDQADRYSDLAMNADRYNPAALINKGNTVFIRHDYEKAAEFYKEALRNDSSCTEALYNLGLSYKKLNRLDEALDCFLKLHAILRNSAQVMYQLAQVYELLEDPHQAIEWLMQVISVIPTDPKVLAKLGDLHDGEGDKSQAFQCYYESFRYFPSNIDVIEWLGAYYIETQFCEKAIQYFERATLIQPTQVKWQLMVASCYRRSGNYQKALDTYKDIHRKFPENVECLRFLVRLCTDMGLKEVQEYATRLKKVEKMKEIREQRVKSGREGSARSRREGREGSAGSAGIAEDVKTDSSHSSNSTKGERLSAKMRSLPASNEPYEASNQKELDASYMDPLGPQMERPKTGAKRRVEEDDFADEELGDDLLPE
- the ift88 gene encoding intraflagellar transport protein 88 homolog isoform X3, which translates into the protein MENVHLVPEDEDLYSGYNDYNPTFDSEELENDVGFQQAVRTSHGRRPPMTAKFPGTAIGARPLATSFGPRIPMTSSMGRPVTGAVQDGAARPMTAVRAAGYTSSLTRGSTFDPLGQSRGPAPALESKNEDTPEEKIKILEKKVNDLIEESCMAQSMGALQLALEKAKEAGRKERALVRQREQSGNGDHINLDLTYSVLLNLANQYENNEMYPEALNSYQVIVKNKMFSNAGRLKVNMANIYFKQKNYPKAIKFYRMALDQISNAHKEMRIKIMQNIGVIFVRMGQYSDAITSFGHIMSESPNVKTGFNLILCYYAIGDREMMKKSFQNLISVPLGVDDEDKYIPSNDDTNSNMVIEAIKNDKLHQMERDLKSLAEKFIMTAAKLIAPSIEASFAAGFDWCVDMVKSSQYVELANDLEINKAITYLRQKDFNQVEAVETLKTFEKKDSRVKSAAATNLSFLYFLEKDYDQADRYSDLAMNADRYNPAALINKGNTVFIRHDYEKAAEFYKEALRNDSSCTEALYNLGLSYKKLNRLDEALDCFLKLHAILRNSAQVMYQLAQVYELLEDPHQAIEWLMQVISVIPTDPKVLAKLGDLHDGEGDKSQAFQCYYESFRYFPSNIDVIEWLGAYYIETQFCEKAIQYFERATLIQPTQVKWQLMVASCYRRSGNYQKALDTYKDIHRKFPENVECLRFLVRLCTDMGLKEVQEYATRLKKVEKMKEIREQRVKSGREGSARSRREGREGSAGSADSSHSSNSTKGERLSAKMRSLPASNEPYEASNQKELDASYMDPLGPQMERPKTGAKRRVEEDDFADEELGDDLLPE